The Synergistaceae bacterium DNA window CAATTCTTTAAGAATTTCATCTCGTAGTTCTTCCGGGTATTTCATTATCCTTTCCCACCCTTCATGGTTGATAGTTTCTTTATACATGAAGAGACTTATACTGTCGACTTCTATACACGACATCTATTATGACACAGAGGGTATGTCTCATTCTCCGTCATCCCAAAAAAACAGAGGGGTCAGACCTACACATTTGACAAAGAAGTCGGAGGGGTCAGACCTACACATTTGACATATTCACATATTTCACACAACAACACAATTGAGGTCGGAGGGTCAGACCTACATAACTTAGGGAAGTCGGAGGGGTCAGACCTACACATTTGACATATTCACATATTTCGCACAATTGACACAATTAAGAAGAAGTCAGATTTGGGTCGTTAGTGTCAAATTAAGTTCGCAATTTAATTAGGACTCCTATTAATCTGCGCAGCTCTTGATGATAGCCAGTATGCCTCATTCTCCGTCATCCACGTTTGCTTTCGAGCGGGGATCCAGGTCCACTGTTTTCATTTTTGAATGTGATTTTAGACTTCATTTTTCTAAGTTGTTGAAAGCAAAATTCACAAGAGGTTTAAAGTTACATCAAGAAAAAGTCAAAAACCAAGGCCAGACCTGGGTTCCCGCTCAGAGGCATACGGGAACGACTGTGAGGAAGGGGCATGAAAAAGTCGGAGGGGTCAGACCTACACATTTGACATATTCACATATTTCGCACAATTGACACAATTAAGGGGAAGTCAGATTGGGTCGTTAGTGTCAAATTAAGTTCGCAATTTCATTAGGACTCCTATTAACCTACGCAGCTCTTGATGATAGCCAGTATGTCTCATTCTCCGTCATCCCCGTATGCTTTCGAGCGGGGATCCAGGTCCACTGTTTTCATTTTTGAATGTGATTTGGGACTTCATTTTTCTAAGTTGTTGAAAGCAAAATTCACAAGAGGTTTAAAATTACATCAAGAAAAAGTCAAAAACCAAGGCCAGACCTGGGTTCCCGCTCAGAGGCATACGGGAACGACTGATGGTGGGGCATACGGGAAGGACTGTGAGGAAGGGCCATGTATAAACGACTGGGCGGGAATACAGGTGCATATTACGTTGAAATGAGCCCGCCATTCCACACTTCATGATCCCACTGTACAACGTCAGTACGATAATCTGGACTAAAAGATGACAAAAAATCTAAAAACCACATCATAATTTTTTATTAAGATATTCTTTAACAAGAAGTATATTTAGTATGTTGATCAACAGAAGTATATGTTTTGCAATTTCATTATAAGGAGGGCTTACTATGAACGCTAAGCAAGAAGTTTGCAAAGAAAGATACTCTTCAAAAGAAGTAGCAAAATTTATTATTTACGCTGCTATAGGTATATTTATGTTTTTCTTTCCAGTTCAAGATGGGAATGTAAGTACTATCCCTGTAGAATATGTAGTATCACATCTAGTAAGCAAATCAAAATTTTTAGGACAAATATATGCCCTTGCCGTTATTATTTTAGCTTCAGTTCTTCCATTCTACAGAAAAACTTGGAACAAGGACATCACTTCAACAGTCTTTACTATTTCAAAAATTATTGGTGCGGTTGTTGCAATATTAGTGTTTTTTAATTTTGGACCAGAAGCAGTGTTGCGAGACGATCATGGTCCCTTCTTGTTTAATGCTTTAGCAGTTGGGGTTGGAATATTAATACCTATCGGTGCCGTTTTCCTTACTTTCTTGATGAACTATGGATTCATTGATTTTTTTGGATTATTAATGAGACCCATTATGAAAACAGTATGGCTCACCCCTGGAAGATCTGCGGTTGACGCTGTTGCATCTTTTATGGGAAGTACTGCAATGGGAATAATGATTACAAATAGTATGTATACTAACAAAAAATACAATACTAAAGAAGCTTCAATCATTGTTACTGGTTTTTCTACTGTATGCATTACTTTTGTTGTAGTAGTTGCTAAAACGTTGAACATAATGTACCTCTGGACACCTTTTTTTATCACTGCTTTTACTACTACTTTCATTGTTAGTGCTATAGTTGCGCGCTTGAAACCGCTTAAATCAATGCCAGAAACATACTACAATAATGAAGAAGGCTTTTTGGAGGAACCTGTAGATGGCAACCTCATATTATGTTCATTTAATGAAGGAGTAAAGGTTTGTTCTGAAGCAGGACCTTTGCATAAAAATATAATTGATAATGTTAAAAATGCATTTAATCTAGTTTTTGAAGTCCTACCAAATTTTATGTCAATAGGTTTGTTTGGTTTATTGCTTGCAGATTACACTCCTATTTTTGATATATTAGGCTATATATTTTACCCACTGACGATGTTGCTTCAAATTCCTGAACCGCTACTGGCAGCAAAAGCAGCATTCCTAGGATTAGCCGAAATGTATCTTCCTGTTTTAGTTGTAGTAAAAGCTCCAGAACTGACCAGATTTATTGTTGGTATTCTCAGTGTAACACAGGTGATTATGTTTTCTACTACAGTTCCATGTATTCTTGCGACAAAAATACCGTTAAGCCTTAAAAATATGGTGATAATTTGGTTTGAAAGAACTATTATCTCTTTAATAATTATTACACCGATATCTTTTTTAATATTTAAATTTGTTTAAATATATATATAAAGGGAGGAATTAATTATGTTCTATGAACCGAATAAACCAAACCAAAAACTAAAAAGATCCCCGATAAAATCGTTTACTGTTCCAAGGCCGATTGCATGGGTTTCAACGATAAGCAAGGATGGGATATCAAATCTGGCTCCTTATAGCCAATTCCAAAATTTAACTTTCGACCCTTACTACGTTATGATTTCAATAAATCAAGACAGATTTGGTAGAAGAAAAGATACAACTGTAAATAT harbors:
- a CDS encoding YjiH family protein, coding for MNAKQEVCKERYSSKEVAKFIIYAAIGIFMFFFPVQDGNVSTIPVEYVVSHLVSKSKFLGQIYALAVIILASVLPFYRKTWNKDITSTVFTISKIIGAVVAILVFFNFGPEAVLRDDHGPFLFNALAVGVGILIPIGAVFLTFLMNYGFIDFFGLLMRPIMKTVWLTPGRSAVDAVASFMGSTAMGIMITNSMYTNKKYNTKEASIIVTGFSTVCITFVVVVAKTLNIMYLWTPFFITAFTTTFIVSAIVARLKPLKSMPETYYNNEEGFLEEPVDGNLILCSFNEGVKVCSEAGPLHKNIIDNVKNAFNLVFEVLPNFMSIGLFGLLLADYTPIFDILGYIFYPLTMLLQIPEPLLAAKAAFLGLAEMYLPVLVVVKAPELTRFIVGILSVTQVIMFSTTVPCILATKIPLSLKNMVIIWFERTIISLIIITPISFLIFKFV